The following coding sequences lie in one Nitrospira lenta genomic window:
- a CDS encoding TIGR03013 family XrtA/PEP-CTERM system glycosyltransferase — protein sequence MAIRSMNLTVPNSDRSRAEKLVILPVDHAPKAIFRVPGARRRILILGIGSLANNLCSVLVSRSRVFTDVIGFLSKESAQVGTELSGVKILGTMDQLLSVVERDRVDTIAVCLEDRRAVLPVQVLLDLKGMGVDIWDGNHLYEEESGRLSIDDLKPSAIIFSREFKRGIVVRTIKRSMDLLIAVVGLVVILPLLAVIGLFIKLDSPGPIFYRQVRVGLRAQPYMIWKFRSMFTDAEKAGARWTSERDPRISRVGWYLRKWRLDELPQLINVIHGEMSLVGPRPERPVFVQELRSVIPFYDLRHVVRPGITGWAQTQFRYGASAEDSHVKLQYDLYYVKYLSLRLDLRILIETIRVILRGEGAR from the coding sequence ATGGCAATAAGATCTATGAACCTCACCGTGCCCAACTCAGATAGATCACGCGCGGAGAAACTGGTGATCTTGCCCGTTGATCATGCGCCTAAGGCGATCTTTAGGGTGCCGGGAGCGCGGAGGCGAATCCTGATTTTAGGGATTGGGTCGCTCGCCAATAATCTGTGCTCGGTGCTTGTTTCGAGGAGCAGAGTGTTTACCGATGTCATAGGCTTTCTCTCCAAGGAAAGCGCGCAAGTTGGGACAGAATTGTCAGGTGTGAAGATTCTCGGGACGATGGACCAACTTCTTTCAGTTGTTGAGCGCGATCGAGTGGATACCATTGCGGTGTGTTTGGAGGATCGCCGGGCCGTGCTTCCCGTCCAGGTCTTGCTTGATTTGAAGGGAATGGGGGTCGATATCTGGGATGGAAATCATTTGTATGAAGAAGAGTCTGGGCGGCTTTCAATTGATGACTTGAAACCCAGCGCAATTATTTTCTCCAGGGAGTTTAAGCGAGGTATCGTTGTCCGAACAATCAAGCGATCAATGGATCTGCTGATTGCAGTGGTAGGTCTGGTGGTTATCCTCCCTCTCTTGGCCGTGATTGGGCTCTTCATTAAGCTGGATTCTCCTGGGCCGATCTTCTACCGGCAAGTTCGGGTCGGACTTCGGGCGCAGCCGTATATGATCTGGAAGTTTCGCTCCATGTTTACGGATGCAGAAAAAGCGGGTGCCAGGTGGACCTCGGAGCGGGATCCCAGGATCTCACGGGTCGGGTGGTATTTGAGGAAGTGGCGACTCGATGAATTGCCGCAGCTCATTAATGTGATTCACGGGGAAATGAGTCTGGTGGGGCCACGTCCTGAGCGACCAGTCTTCGTTCAAGAATTGCGGTCGGTCATCCCGTTTTATGACCTCCGCCACGTTGTTCGACCTGGAATTACCGGATGGGCTCAAACTCAGTTTCGGTATGGAGCCTCGGCGGAAGATTCCCACGTGAAGCTGCAGTATGATCTCTATTATGTAAAGTATCTCTCTTTGCGACTAGACCTTCGCATTCTGATTGAGACAATACGGGTCATTCTGCGAGGAGAAGGCGCTCGATGA
- a CDS encoding polysaccharide biosynthesis/export family protein has product MQSIKTLLVIVGISTSFFLDPVLAVPQDADIKRGGGPSSAKSPISSSDKSLLIVTPEYIIGPEDILEITVWKNADLSKQVQVRPDGRISLPLLGDISAVAKTPVQLTEEISVGLRAYMENPTISILVKEVNSYQIYVLGEVNKPGKFPLKSKTTLLQGITVAGGFTPMAARNKIVIFRFSKDGEGLTKLKASYDDIVVRDGSIQNMELKPGDQIVVPSETMVVLPSR; this is encoded by the coding sequence ATGCAAAGTATTAAAACTCTGTTGGTGATCGTCGGAATAAGTACGAGTTTCTTTCTCGATCCAGTACTGGCAGTTCCTCAGGATGCGGATATCAAAAGAGGAGGAGGGCCTTCTTCTGCGAAATCCCCGATCAGCTCATCCGACAAATCTCTCTTAATAGTTACGCCGGAGTATATTATTGGCCCCGAGGATATTTTGGAAATTACGGTCTGGAAGAATGCAGATCTTTCTAAGCAAGTTCAGGTACGGCCTGATGGCAGAATTTCCCTTCCGTTACTGGGAGATATATCGGCGGTTGCAAAAACCCCAGTCCAGCTGACTGAGGAGATTTCTGTTGGTCTCAGGGCTTACATGGAGAACCCAACCATCTCGATCTTAGTAAAGGAGGTCAATAGCTATCAGATTTATGTGTTGGGGGAAGTCAATAAACCTGGTAAGTTTCCGCTAAAGAGCAAAACCACCCTTTTGCAAGGGATTACCGTGGCCGGTGGATTCACCCCCATGGCAGCGAGAAATAAGATCGTTATCTTCCGTTTTTCCAAAGATGGGGAAGGGTTGACGAAGCTCAAGGCGAGTTATGACGATATTGTCGTTCGTGATGGTTCGATTCAGAACATGGAGCTAAAGCCTGGCGACCAGATTGTTGTGCCATCAGAGACGATGGTGGTATTGCCAAGTCGGTAA
- a CDS encoding XrtA system polysaccharide deacetylase: protein MSMLVEKPIHCLSFDVEEHFQVSAFWSDARRQEWDRYESRVERNTQLLAELLAKHGMKATFFILGWVAERHPELVKSLAAQGHEVASHGYGHELVTAQSPEQFRQDVRMAKNILEDLTGNSVVGYRAPSFSITSETEWALSILVEEGYQYDSSVYDRFHRTEKGTLPAEMFQIYTPAGAIWEVPPSTYKALGFQIPVAGGGYFRLFPYAVSRALLRRLESQGRTLIMYLHPWEIDPHQPRMDGPWLSQIRHYLNLGKTQARLSQLLADFNFGSIRDIVVSHREIRSVTYSSQSPVAIHE from the coding sequence ATGAGCATGCTAGTGGAGAAGCCTATTCACTGTCTCTCCTTTGACGTCGAGGAGCACTTTCAGGTTTCGGCCTTCTGGTCAGATGCGAGGAGACAAGAGTGGGATCGGTACGAGAGCCGGGTCGAGCGAAATACGCAGTTGTTGGCTGAGCTGCTGGCCAAGCATGGAATGAAAGCCACGTTTTTCATTCTGGGATGGGTCGCGGAGCGACATCCAGAGTTGGTCAAGTCGCTGGCGGCCCAGGGGCATGAGGTGGCATCCCATGGATATGGCCACGAACTAGTAACTGCCCAGTCTCCGGAGCAGTTTCGTCAAGATGTGCGAATGGCCAAAAATATTCTGGAAGATCTGACTGGAAATTCAGTCGTGGGGTATCGAGCTCCCAGCTTTTCTATAACCTCTGAGACCGAGTGGGCGCTCTCGATTTTAGTTGAAGAAGGATATCAGTACGATTCCAGTGTTTATGATCGATTTCATCGGACGGAAAAGGGGACGCTTCCTGCGGAAATGTTTCAAATCTACACTCCGGCAGGTGCAATCTGGGAGGTTCCCCCCTCAACCTATAAGGCACTTGGATTTCAGATTCCTGTGGCGGGAGGGGGATACTTTAGGTTGTTCCCTTACGCAGTGTCCAGGGCCCTACTCCGTCGACTCGAAAGTCAGGGAAGAACTCTGATTATGTATCTCCATCCCTGGGAGATTGATCCTCATCAGCCTCGTATGGACGGACCGTGGCTATCACAGATCCGGCACTATTTGAATCTCGGTAAGACCCAGGCGCGATTGAGCCAGCTTCTTGCGGATTTCAATTTTGGATCTATCCGAGACATCGTTGTTTCCCATAGAGAAATACGTAGTGTAACTTATTCTTCGCAGTCTCCCGTTGCGATTCATGAATGA
- a CDS encoding polysaccharide biosynthesis/export family protein — MIVQIWEWVKTLTVAGVLIITVVVTEGCFQQNVQYPGMSLPPTEFLIGPEDVLLVTVWRNQELSKEVIVRPDGKISLPLIGDVMAAGLSAQVLSKHVADALAEFMSTPTVSVQVKEINSYHIFAVGEVGKPGKIPLKSFTSVVQGISYAGGFTTFASRNNVHVLRMVKNAQGETKQVMIPVPYLDIVQGKNLEANFILKAGDVIVVP; from the coding sequence ATGATCGTTCAGATATGGGAGTGGGTGAAAACCCTTACCGTTGCTGGGGTACTGATTATTACCGTCGTGGTGACAGAGGGTTGTTTTCAGCAGAATGTTCAGTATCCGGGAATGTCTCTTCCCCCCACCGAGTTTCTCATTGGGCCGGAGGATGTTTTACTTGTCACTGTCTGGCGTAATCAGGAATTGTCAAAAGAGGTAATTGTTAGGCCTGATGGAAAGATATCTTTGCCTCTTATCGGAGATGTCATGGCTGCAGGTTTATCGGCTCAGGTTCTTTCCAAGCATGTGGCAGATGCCCTGGCTGAGTTCATGTCCACTCCGACGGTATCTGTCCAAGTGAAAGAGATCAATAGCTACCATATTTTTGCGGTCGGTGAAGTCGGGAAGCCCGGGAAAATTCCGCTTAAGTCGTTCACAAGTGTAGTTCAGGGGATCTCATATGCTGGAGGGTTTACGACATTTGCTTCTCGTAATAATGTTCATGTGCTTCGCATGGTGAAGAATGCGCAAGGTGAGACCAAACAGGTCATGATTCCTGTGCCTTATCTTGACATTGTGCAAGGGAAGAATTTGGAGGCCAATTTCATTCTGAAGGCTGGTGACGTCATTGTTGTACCGTAA
- a CDS encoding GumC family protein gives MFTGLSTPEEYFRAIKNHKWLIVIPIVVCVCVAALVCYWLPKSYRSSTLLYFQEQKVRGVKGVDAPESGGDTQRPDVAMGTRIDALREVLYKRELLTQVAEEFHLYGYDKNNAAPALDNSVASRLRSLVTIEPQVGGLLKVSFADAEPTIAKAVTARLADLFVQENTKSRNAIAESSTEFLQHEMDSLKGQLESKELAIAHFKQSHLGQLPEQMDSNMRAIDRLEGEVSAQQEMEKTLSLRLESVDKALREYEDPSSDVSPKRAEKDPRLVKIRELERTLAGFRSMYKETYPDVARVKNELSQLQAMTTDEYVALYIEPESSEPDGPKRVKRKQIDPYKSELIKQREDIVREVDLVHRRQARIAEDIRKYESRIQGTTVHQQELMSIQRDYENLQKNYQSLLEKKLAVGMAGNLEQKHQGTQMRIIEPAGLPSWPEKPNLIIVMFGGLAVGCALGFGSAFGIEMLRRGFVSAEEIEVTLGVPVFATISHFQSAWPGGAKLTAETARRKDRLLALPGFRKEGLLVANGGSSVGRGQVSVGPELVAMWYPRSVVAEQYRVAATRIGLMAGQQESTVIVMSSALMGEGKTSTALNLAHVFARDLNKKTVLVDCDLKRPMVHAYAGMELSVGLSEVLLGEKQFEECLEYHEQLGVWILPAGIIQSGIAALTHVDRLSKLINSLREKFECIVLDAPPLLPVAESLLIVRMADVVAHVIRARTTPRDAVMSALKMVGQERALGVILNGVEEQDSPYSYYSYGNKIYEPHRAQLR, from the coding sequence TTGTTTACTGGATTAAGTACTCCCGAAGAATACTTTAGGGCGATAAAAAATCATAAGTGGCTGATTGTCATTCCAATCGTGGTGTGTGTCTGCGTGGCTGCGTTGGTGTGCTATTGGTTGCCCAAGAGCTATCGATCGAGCACCCTTCTCTATTTTCAAGAGCAGAAGGTGCGGGGTGTCAAAGGTGTTGATGCTCCCGAATCGGGTGGCGATACACAGCGACCCGACGTCGCGATGGGGACACGTATTGATGCATTGAGAGAGGTTCTCTATAAACGGGAATTGCTGACTCAGGTAGCTGAGGAATTCCATCTGTATGGTTATGATAAAAATAACGCCGCTCCTGCCCTTGACAATAGTGTCGCCTCACGCCTTCGTAGTTTAGTTACAATAGAGCCTCAGGTGGGTGGATTGCTGAAAGTCTCCTTTGCTGATGCAGAGCCTACGATTGCCAAAGCCGTGACTGCGAGATTGGCAGATCTCTTTGTCCAAGAAAATACAAAATCTCGAAATGCAATTGCTGAAAGTTCAACCGAATTTCTTCAGCATGAAATGGATTCTTTAAAAGGCCAGTTGGAGTCCAAAGAGCTGGCCATCGCGCATTTTAAGCAGTCCCATCTCGGTCAGTTGCCCGAGCAAATGGACTCAAACATGCGGGCGATCGATCGGTTGGAAGGTGAAGTCTCGGCGCAACAGGAGATGGAAAAGACGTTAAGTCTTCGTCTCGAGTCTGTGGATAAAGCACTTAGGGAATACGAGGATCCTTCTAGTGACGTGAGCCCCAAGCGCGCAGAAAAAGATCCCAGGCTGGTGAAGATTCGTGAGCTTGAGCGGACATTGGCTGGATTTCGGTCAATGTACAAGGAAACGTACCCCGATGTCGCTCGTGTAAAGAATGAGCTGAGTCAACTGCAAGCAATGACTACCGATGAGTATGTCGCACTGTATATTGAGCCTGAATCGTCTGAGCCAGATGGACCGAAAAGAGTAAAACGGAAACAGATTGACCCGTACAAATCGGAATTGATAAAGCAGCGGGAAGATATAGTGCGAGAGGTAGATCTGGTTCACCGTCGCCAGGCTCGTATCGCTGAAGATATCAGAAAGTATGAATCAAGAATTCAAGGCACCACCGTGCATCAGCAAGAGCTGATGTCAATTCAGCGCGACTATGAAAACCTCCAGAAGAACTACCAATCCTTGCTTGAGAAAAAGTTGGCGGTCGGTATGGCGGGGAACCTTGAGCAGAAACATCAAGGGACTCAAATGCGAATCATCGAGCCTGCAGGGCTGCCGTCATGGCCGGAAAAGCCCAATCTGATTATTGTCATGTTCGGCGGGTTGGCCGTGGGATGTGCGCTCGGGTTTGGGAGCGCATTCGGGATTGAGATGTTGCGACGAGGTTTTGTCTCAGCCGAAGAAATCGAAGTCACACTGGGAGTGCCAGTCTTTGCGACAATCTCCCACTTTCAGTCGGCTTGGCCAGGGGGGGCAAAGCTGACGGCGGAAACAGCTCGGCGCAAGGACCGTTTGCTGGCGCTCCCAGGGTTTCGAAAAGAAGGATTGCTCGTTGCAAACGGAGGATCCTCCGTGGGGCGTGGACAGGTATCGGTAGGCCCGGAACTTGTTGCGATGTGGTATCCAAGGTCTGTGGTCGCGGAACAGTATCGAGTTGCTGCAACGAGAATTGGATTGATGGCAGGCCAGCAGGAAAGCACAGTGATCGTTATGTCGAGTGCGTTGATGGGAGAGGGAAAGACATCTACGGCCCTCAATCTCGCCCATGTTTTTGCCAGAGATTTGAATAAGAAGACGGTGTTGGTGGACTGCGATTTGAAACGTCCGATGGTTCATGCCTACGCCGGGATGGAATTGAGCGTGGGGTTAAGTGAAGTATTGCTTGGGGAAAAACAATTTGAAGAATGCCTTGAGTATCATGAACAGCTAGGGGTCTGGATCCTTCCCGCAGGCATTATCCAATCTGGAATCGCGGCACTCACTCACGTGGATCGGTTGTCCAAGCTCATTAATAGTTTGCGTGAAAAGTTTGAATGTATTGTGCTTGATGCCCCACCGTTACTGCCAGTTGCGGAGTCTCTCTTAATTGTGAGAATGGCAGATGTCGTGGCGCACGTGATTCGAGCCCGCACGACTCCTCGGGACGCCGTCATGAGTGCTTTGAAAATGGTGGGGCAAGAGCGGGCTCTGGGAGTGATCTTGAACGGAGTGGAAGAGCAAGATTCACCGTATTCATACTATAGCTATGGCAATAAGATCTATGAACCTCACCGTGCCCAACTCAGATAG
- a CDS encoding PilZ domain-containing protein, translating into MTDCGESHRDRVAMLRPIPYEMTRPADEPALLGREGKALSLNISSGGMLILMEHAPPVAQVLKVFVPTPVTVAETPTLAEVRWARRVPFGKGVGPYLVGLKFMF; encoded by the coding sequence ATGACCGATTGTGGGGAAAGTCATAGGGATCGAGTGGCGATGCTGCGACCTATCCCATATGAAATGACTAGACCTGCGGATGAACCTGCTCTATTAGGTCGTGAAGGCAAAGCGCTTTCCTTGAATATCAGCAGTGGGGGGATGCTCATATTGATGGAGCATGCTCCTCCTGTGGCGCAGGTGCTGAAGGTTTTTGTGCCAACTCCAGTTACGGTCGCTGAGACGCCTACGTTGGCTGAAGTAAGGTGGGCAAGGCGAGTCCCTTTTGGAAAAGGGGTTGGTCCGTACTTGGTGGGCCTCAAGTTCATGTTTTGA
- a CDS encoding ABC transporter permease encodes MRHSSSLVVIEPNKSWFDLKLRSFWDYRELLYFLAWRDLKARYSQTVMGLAWAVVQPLFMMLVFTVVFSKIAQLPSDGIPYPLFAYAALVPWTYFAKSLDRSGFSVVAESNLITKIYFPRLIIPLSATLGGLLDFAIAFLLLVAMMLWFGVLPTWKLVTVPLFLALTVLASLSVSLWLSAFFVKYRDVAALIPLLTQVWMFGSPVAYSASMVPQGWVAFYNLNPMVGVIGGFRWALLGTPAPDPMFLAVNVVTISVSLLLGMAYFNRMANTFADVI; translated from the coding sequence GTGAGACATAGCTCATCCCTTGTTGTCATCGAGCCAAACAAGAGTTGGTTTGACCTGAAGTTGAGGTCGTTTTGGGATTACCGTGAATTGCTTTATTTCTTGGCTTGGCGGGATCTTAAAGCGAGGTACTCGCAGACTGTCATGGGGTTGGCCTGGGCAGTGGTTCAACCATTGTTCATGATGCTGGTGTTTACGGTTGTATTCAGTAAAATTGCACAACTGCCATCCGATGGAATCCCTTACCCATTATTTGCGTATGCGGCATTGGTGCCGTGGACCTATTTCGCCAAGAGCCTCGATCGGAGTGGGTTTAGTGTTGTGGCGGAGTCAAATCTGATTACGAAAATATACTTTCCTCGGCTGATCATTCCTCTCTCAGCGACCTTGGGTGGCCTCCTTGATTTTGCGATCGCCTTCCTGCTGCTGGTTGCCATGATGTTATGGTTTGGAGTGCTGCCAACATGGAAGCTGGTAACGGTTCCGTTGTTCCTGGCGCTGACGGTCTTGGCGTCACTATCGGTGAGTTTATGGTTGTCAGCGTTTTTTGTGAAATATCGTGATGTTGCGGCGTTGATTCCGCTTTTAACCCAGGTCTGGATGTTCGGATCCCCTGTTGCATACTCAGCCAGCATGGTTCCTCAGGGATGGGTGGCGTTCTACAATCTCAATCCGATGGTCGGTGTGATCGGCGGATTTAGGTGGGCACTATTAGGAACCCCTGCACCGGATCCAATGTTTCTTGCGGTGAATGTCGTGACCATTTCAGTGTCGCTTCTTCTAGGGATGGCATATTTCAATCGAATGGCCAATACGTTCGCCGATGTGATTTAG